TAACACTCATTCAAACTGCGCAAAGTCTATTTAATAAAACAGCAAATTTTACCTGTCCTACAGAGTAAGTAAAACGATTGAAggcttaaaaagaaaaatacatttgATCCTAAAAGATCAAGAACTGGAGGTGTAAAAAGCATTAGAACCAAGTAGAAAAAAATGCCTACAACAAACACATATATGAGCCACCAACTACAAATAATCAGCCAAAATAAAACAagaacaaaaaagaaagagGCCATTAAGAAGATTGTAATAACTGTCACTACTCAATTTTATCTGCATTTGGGCTGGCGTTATCGGCAGCATCTGTCCTAATTGTTTCTTCACCCCTTCGAGTGTTGTCGTCCACATCTAGCACATCATCCATCATGTCATCCTCCCCATTCATGTCCTCCACGTCATCTTCCTCTTCGTTGTTGCTTTCGCTCGGAATCGTTCTTTTCTTGGGACCATGCTCAAGTCTATGGGTGTCCAATTCTTTGTCCATTGTTTCCTGCAAGTTCAGCACATCATTATTTGCTTTCCTATTCCTTGCATTTTGCCACCTCTCCAACTCTTTCTCAACATTGGCAAGATATTGCTCCCCAATCTCTTTCTGGTATTCGGTCAGTTCCTCTCTCCTAGAAGCCTTCCATTCTTCAAATGCCTGATAAGAGAATAAAGTGAAATAAATATTGAGATATTCAAGTATGGTTAAGAAGATTTGAAACCAAGGTCACAATATCAACCCTGCACTGCACTGAAATATCTGAACATTTTGAACATTAAAGAATGCTTGAAATCAAAGATGAAAGCTAGATCGTATGGAgtaaacttaaattattttgcAAATAGATTTAATTTAGGTATTTCAAAACAAAAGTATCCAGCTACTTTGAAATCATGGCATATTTTATAGCACCATTAATGGCCAACTCATGACATGGTATGCCTTAAGGCATGAAACATACTTCATGAAAAAATACAAGATGGATAAAAACCTGTTCTTTCCGCTGCTCAGCTTCATTTGCATCAGCCTCCAGTGGCTTCTTTGGCAAATAATAAATTGGAGGCTCAGTCTTAGTCctgaaaagaaaaaattcaaaacaataaaatatgagCCAACAATTGGAAAAAAGAATATATGATTTTGAATTTCTACCTAAAACCTTGCTATAAAGCAAAAAACTTCACACATCCATCAAGTTGCTTCAATACTGCTATGCAAATGAACAGAAAAACTTATCTTCGGCTCAATAAAATGTGAATATGGACACTTTTgggccaaaaataaaaataacctgCAGGAGAAgttaacagttaaaactttACCAAATCAGAGTCATCAATGGTGAAACACTGTAAAAGAACGATAAACACTAACTAAAAACCAAAAAGTTCACTGATAGAAAATCTACCTTATGAAATTGCAAAGTTTTTTATGGTGCTCACTCCACCGAAGATACAGCAATTCCAACTTCTTCTCTTCTGTCTTGGCAGAAACACGTGCCCGCAGAGTCTGACAAAACATGGGCAAAAGCATTACACATAAATTGGTATAGTTAGATTTTCCAATAGAAAAGCAATGATGTTCACCAGCAAGTCAATTACACATGTGATTAACAAACCAGATCTCTCCTACGCTTTTCAGCAATTCTTTCACGCTCTTGCTGCCTAAGTCTTTCACTTTCTTCACGTGCTCTTTGCTCGGCCTGTCATTAATACAAGTTAAAATGGGTGGTAATAAGTGTTTAAAACTGGAACAAATGACAGACAAGAACTTGCCCCTAAAACAA
This Cannabis sativa cultivar Pink pepper isolate KNU-18-1 chromosome 6, ASM2916894v1, whole genome shotgun sequence DNA region includes the following protein-coding sequences:
- the LOC115725355 gene encoding uncharacterized protein LOC115725355, whose protein sequence is MATSFAEKSEDDLRKEIDELQRQQREITDRLRDPRGLRRGRLPTAAPRNFAANGARQRAFTRPADRTELEDEPPAKRRLSSAVVKVEDGEIVEDAQANEDVNEDDSVMEATDGSLQQSGWSRRDGNQRPMRKDFDIPSNEHVPRVLPKNEDPSLVSRNKRMLGQLLGTLEKFRKEDKQLSGTEAFMRRSTSLQRAEQRAREESERLRQQERERIAEKRRRDLTLRARVSAKTEEKKLELLYLRWSEHHKKLCNFIRTKTEPPIYYLPKKPLEADANEAEQRKEQAFEEWKASRREELTEYQKEIGEQYLANVEKELERWQNARNRKANNDVLNLQETMDKELDTHRLEHGPKKRTIPSESNNEEEDDVEDMNGEDDMMDDVLDVDDNTRRGEETIRTDAADNASPNADKIE